The Deltaproteobacteria bacterium RBG_16_64_85 region GGAGACCTCGTTGGCCCCGAGGACCAGGACATTGGCGTCGTTGTGACGACGGGAGAGTTCCGCGTCCGCGACGGTGGAGACCACGGCGGCCCGGACGCCTTTCGATTTGTTCGCGCAGATGGCCATCCCGATCCCGGACTTGCAGAGGAGGATCGCGCGTTCGGCCTTTCCCCGGCGCACCGCCGCGGCCGCCGCGAAGCCGTAGTCGGGGTAATCGACGGGGGCCGCGGAATCCGTCCCCAAATCCAGGAGAGCAAACCCTTTCCCCGAAAAATGGCGGAGAAGGTCCGCCTTCATGGCCACCCCTCCATGATCCGAGGCAAGGACGATCCGCGGAATTTTCCGGCCCGGGCTCATCTCTCCATCCCCTCCCTTGCCAAGGCGTAGTGCGCCGCCCCGAGTAGCGCCGCCTTGTCGTCGAGGATGACCTTCACCGGCACTCCCGACAGAAACTCCCGGAACCGTCCCTTGGCGCGGAACGCATCGAGGAACGCCCCTTCCGACAGGACGGGCAGGATCGCGGGCGCGATTCCTCCGCCCAGAACGATCCCTCCCGTTGCGAAGAACTGCAGCACGAGGTTTCCCGCCAGCGCCCCGTATAAGGAGGCGAAGAGCCGCAGCGCCTCCCGGCACGCAGACGACCGGACGGAGAGGCCCTCCGATACGATCACCCGGGGCGGATCCTCCCGGGAGAGGAGAGCGTCGACCTCCGGCACCTCTGCAATCCCCTCTGCCTCCCGCAGGAAGCTGTACAGCGCATGAAGCCCCGGGCCCGAGACCACGCGCTCCGCGCTCACGCGTCCGAACCGGGACCGGAGAAATTCCATCAGACCCGCTTCCCGCTCGTTCCGCGGAGCGAAATCGGCGTGCCCCCCCTCGGAGGCGAACGGCAGGTATCCCCGGCTCGAAGGGACGAGGAACGCCACGCCCAGCCCCGTGCCGGCCGCAACCACCGCGACGGTCCCTTCCGGATCCGCTCTCCCTTCCTGCAGGACGGCGAGCCGTTCGGGCGCGAGGAAGGGAACCGCGAACGCCGTGGCCTGCAGGTCGTTGATGAGGAAGCCGCGCCGTGCGTCGCAGGCATGCCGGATCGATTCCTCCTCCACTACCCAGGGAAGGTTGGTCAGCCGGCTCCGTCCTGCGCGGACGGGTCCTGCGACTCCGATGCAGGCCAGGTCTACATCCTTCCGGCCTCCGAGGAACTCCTTCAGGATGGACTCAAACGAAGGGAACTCCTGGCTCGGGTAGGAGCGGACATCGCCGCACGAGAGCCGCGCGCCTTCCGGACGGAAGAGCGCCAGGTTGGTCTTGGTCCCTCCCGCGTCGCCGGCAAGGATCATCGCCTTCCTCCGCCGTCCTTCCGGATCGCGAGCGACGCCGCCGCCTCGTCGGCCAGGAACGTCACTTTCCCCCGCGCAGGGGAAACCTGCGAGGCCGGAAGCGCCGGATCTCCGGAAAGAACGCTGTACAGCGCCTGCGCTTTCTCCGCCCCGCTCACCAGGAAAATGACCTGCGCAGCGGCGGAAAGGACCGGAAGCGTCAACGT contains the following coding sequences:
- a CDS encoding glucokinase; this encodes MILAGDAGGTKTNLALFRPEGARLSCGDVRSYPSQEFPSFESILKEFLGGRKDVDLACIGVAGPVRAGRSRLTNLPWVVEEESIRHACDARRGFLINDLQATAFAVPFLAPERLAVLQEGRADPEGTVAVVAAGTGLGVAFLVPSSRGYLPFASEGGHADFAPRNEREAGLMEFLRSRFGRVSAERVVSGPGLHALYSFLREAEGIAEVPEVDALLSREDPPRVIVSEGLSVRSSACREALRLFASLYGALAGNLVLQFFATGGIVLGGGIAPAILPVLSEGAFLDAFRAKGRFREFLSGVPVKVILDDKAALLGAAHYALAREGMER
- a CDS encoding ribose 5-phosphate isomerase B — its product is MSPGRKIPRIVLASDHGGVAMKADLLRHFSGKGFALLDLGTDSAAPVDYPDYGFAAAAAVRRGKAERAILLCKSGIGMAICANKSKGVRAAVVSTVADAELSRRHNDANVLVLGANEVSTALARRIVAAWLSTPFDGGRHRRRVKKIRRFEEAHWKE